The genomic region CGCTTGACCGTCTACCCGCTGGGCGGCCACTGCGGCAACCTCAATTACCGCGTCAACGCCGACGCCATGCTGGAGTTCTTCCGTGGCTAAATATCTTCTGCTGCTTGCCGCACTGATGTGCGCAGGCGTGGCCAATGCCGACAACAGCAAGGCCCATGAACCGGTCAAGGTCGGTGCCGACGGTTTCAAGGAGCCGCTGACCAAACTCAAGTTCAACCCCGGCCTGGACCAGCGCGAGTTCGAACGCTCCTCGCTGACCGCCCTCAACGTGTATGACCCGCTGGAGTCGTGGAACCGCCGCGTGTACCACTTCAACTACCGCTTCGATCAGTGGGTGTTCCTGCCGGTAGTCGACGGTTACCGCTATGTCACGCCAAGCTTCCTGCGCACCGGCGTGAGCAATTTCTTCAACAATCTGGGCGACGTGCCCAACCTGTTGAACAGCCTGCTGCAACTCAAGGGCCACCGCTCCCTGGAAACCACCGGGCGCCTGCTGGTCAACACCACCATCGGCATCGCCGGCCTGTGGGACCCGGCCACCGCCATGGGCCTGCCGCGCCAGAGTGAAGACTTCGGCCAGACCCTGGGCTTCTACGGCGTACCCGGCGGCGCCTACGTGGTCCTGCCGATCTTTGGCCCGTCGAACCTGCGCGACACCACCGGCCTGCTGGTGGATTACAGCGCAGAGTCGCAGATCAACTTCCTCAACGTCTCCGAAGTCAGCTCCAACCACCCGGAAATCTGGGCCCTGCGCGCGGTAGACAAGCGCTACCAGACCAGCTTCCGCTATGGTCAGATGAACTCGCCGTTCGAGTATGAGAAGGTGCGGTATATCTATACGGAGTCGCGTAAGTTGCAGATTGCCGAGTAAACCAAGCGTCATAAAAAAGGCCATTCGATTGAATGGCCTTTTTTGTGTCCGCAAGGTCAAGCCCTGATTGCTTTCCAGCTTTTGCCAACCACACTGACCAACGCCAACACAGCGGCCCCGGCAATAATCCCCGCCACCGCATTCAGCAACGTCGGCATCAACCACGCCAGCGCCCCCGTACTCTGGCTTACCGATTCAATCCAGTGATGCACCGCCGGCACGCCATGGGTCAGGATGCCGCCACCGACCATGAACATCGCCGCCGTGCCGATCACCGACAGGCTTTTCATCATGTACGGCGCGGCGCGCAAAATGGCACCGCCGATACGGCGTGCCACCTGGCCCGGCTTCTGGGTCAACCACAGCCCCAGGTCGTCAAGCTTGACGATACCCGCCACCAGCCCATACACACCCACGGTCATGACGATCGCAATGCCCGACAGCACCACCACCTGCTGCATCAACGGTGCGTCGGCCACGGCGCCCAGGGTGATGGCGATGATTTCTGCAGAGAGGATAAAGTCGGTGCGGATCGCGCCTTTGATCTTGTCCTTTTCAAAGGCCACCAGGTCGGTGGCCGGGTCGGCCACGGCTTCGACCAATTGCGCGTGCTCGGCCTGGTCCTCGGCCTTGCTGTGCAGGAATTTATGCGCCAGTTTCTCGAAGCCTTCGAAACACAGGTAGGCACCACCGAGCATCAACAATGGCGTCACCGCCCAGGGCGCGAAGGCGCTGATCAACAGCGCGGTAGGCACCAGGATCAACTTGTTGATAAACGAGCCCTTGGCCACCGCCCACACCACCGGGATTTCCCGCTCGGCGCGCACCCCGGAGACCTGCTGGGCATTGAGCGCCAGGTCGTCACCCAGCACACCGGCGGTCTTCTTCGCCGCCATTTTTGTCATCAGGGCGACGTCATCGAGTACCGCGGCGATATCGTCGATCAACACCAATAAGCTGCTTCCTGCCATGAATCAAGTATCCGTAAGGGGGAGATCGGGCGAGCATAGCGCGGCGCAAGGCGTTATGGGCAGATTGTTGAGGCCCGCGGATGGCCGGTGCTACCATGCGCAACCGCCTGTCATGGCAAGGAAACCTCTGGTTTATGAGCAGCATTCGCGAGCGCAACAAAGAAAAAATCCTGCGGGCGGCAAGCGAGGAGTTTGCCGACAAGGGCTTCGCCGCGACCAAGACCAGCGACATCGCCGCCAAGGCCGGGCTGCCCAAGCCCAACGTCTATTACTACTTCAAGTCCAAGGACAACCTCTACCGCGAGGTGCTCGAAAGCATTATCGAGCCGATCCTGGCCGCCTCCACGCCGTTCAACCCCGACGGCGAGCCCAAGGAAGTGCTGAGCAACTACATCCGCTCGAAAATCCGCATTTCCCGTGACCTGCCATTTGCCTCCAAGGTGTTTGCCAGCGAAATCATGCACGGCGCCCCGCACTTGAGCACCGAGCAGGTTGAACAGCTCAACGCCCAGGCCAAGCACAATATCGATTGCATTCAGAACTGGGTGGATCGTGGGTTGATTGCGGCTATCGACCCTAATCACCTGATGTTCAGCATCTGGGCGGCGACCCAGACCTATGCGGACTTTGACTGGCAGATCTCGGCCGTGACCGGCAAAGCCAAGTTGGATGAAGCCGATTATGAGGCGGCGGCGCAGACGATTATCCGGTTGGTGCTCAAGGGGTGTGAACCGGACTGATAGACCGCAGTGTCTGTACCAATCGGGGGCAAGCCCCCTTCCACATTTTTTGATGTGAACGCTGTCAAATTGTGGGAGGGGGTTTGCCCCCGATTGGCCCTAACAGTCACACAGGATCAGGCAGACACCCCCGCATCCGCCATTAACCCCAATCCCTCAATCGCCGTGATCGCACACTGCTCATCAATATCCGACGTATCCCCGGTGATTCCAATCGCTCCCAACACCAATCCCGACTGATCCCGTATCAACACCCCACCCGGCGCCGGCACCACGCTGCCCTGCCCCAGGCTGTTCAACGCCGCGATAAATGCCGGGCGCTGCTGCGCGTCCAGCGCCAGCAAACGTGAACCCTTACCCAGAGCTATGGCCCCCCAGGCCTTGCCGATGGCGATTTGCGGGCGCAGCAGGCTAGCGCCGTCTTCGCGTTGCAAGGTGATCAAGTGCCCTCCGCTGTCGAGTACTGCAATGGTCAGCGGCGCTGCAGAAATCGTGCGGCCTGCGGCGATGGCCTGGCCGGCCAATTGGGTGGCGAGTTTCAAGGTTAAAGCGCTCATGGTGCCGTCCTTCTTTTGTTATTGGAAAGCGGTGGAGTTCTGTTTGATCAGATGCTCGATTAAACAAATAGAACACAATGATGTTTATTTTTGTATACAATATTTTCAAACAAAGTCTCCGTACGTCGAAAAAAGCCATTCCGATAGACGCATAGGCCCGTTCATAAAATGCATTGACCTGCGCAGCCCGCCGTGAATACACTTTGTACCGACACCAATTGTATACAATTACAAAACGCAAGAGGCACCAAAATCATGAGCAAAATGAGAGCAATCGAAGCCGCCGTCCTGGTGATGCGCCGTGAAGGTGTGGATACCGCCTTCGGTATCCCAGGCGCTGCGATCAACCCGCTGTATTCGGCCTTGCAGAAGGTGGGCGGCATCGATCACGTCCTTGCTCGCCATGTTGAAGGCGCCTCGCACATGGCCGAGGGCTACACCCGCACCAAGGCCGGTAATATCGGCGTGTGCATCGGCACCTCTGGGCCAGCGGGCACCGACATGGTCACCGGCTTGTACAGCGCCTCGGCCGATTCGATCCCGATCCTGTGCATCACCGGGCAAGCCCCCCGCGCTCGCATGCACAAGGAAGACTTCCAGGCCGTGGACATCACCAGCATCGTCAAGCCGGTGACCAAGTGGGCGACCACCGTGCTGGAACCAGGCCAAGTGCCCTACGCGTTCCAGAAAGCCTTTTATGAAATGCGCTCCGGCCGTCCAGGTCCGGTGCTGATCGACTTGCCATTCGACGTGCAAATGGCCGAGATCGAGTTCGATATCGATGCCTACCAACCGCTGCCCCTGGCCAAGCCGTTGGCCACGCGTATCCAGGTCGAAAAAGCCCTGGCCCTGCTCGACCAGGCTGAGCGCCCATTGCTGGTCAGTGGCGGTGGCGTGATCAACGCCGACGCCAGTGAGTTGCTGGTGGAGTTCGCTGAATTGACTGGCATCCCAGTGATCCCGACCCTGATGGGCTGGGGTACCATTCCCGACGATCACCCGCTGATGGTGGGTATGGTCGGCCTGCAAACTTCCCACCGTTATGGCAACGCGACGATGCTCAAGTCGGACGTGGTGCTGGGTATCGGCAACCGCTGGGCCAACCGCCACACCGGTTCGGTGGAGGTCTACACCGAAGGGCGCAAATTCATCCACGTCGACATCGAGCCGACGCAGATTGGCCGCGTGTTCACCCCGGACCTGGGCATCGTTTCCGATGCCGGCAGCGCACTGACGATGTTTATCGAAGTGGCCCGCGAATGGAAAGCCGCCGGCAAGCTCAAGGACCGCAGCGCCTGGTTGCATGACTGCCAGCAGCGCAAAGCCACCCTGCACCGCAAGACCCACTTCGACAACGTGCCGGTCAAGCCGCAACGGGTGTACGAAGAGATGAACCAGGTGTTCGGCAAAGACACCTGCTACGTCAGCACCATCGGCCTGTCGCAGATTGCCGGCGCGCAATTCCTGCATGTCTACAAGCCACGCCACTGGATCAACTGCGGCCAGGCCGGCCCGTTGGGCTGGACCATTCCCGCGGCGCTGGGCGTGGTCAAGGCCGACCCGAGCCGCAAGGTAGTGGCGTTGTCGGGCGACTATGACTTCCAGTTCATGATCGAAGAACTGGCGGTGGGCGCGCAATTCAAGCTGCCGTACATCCACGTAGTGGTAAACAACTCGTACCTGGGGCTGATCCGCCAGGCCCAGCGCGGATTTGAAATGGACTATTGCGTGCAGCTGTCCTTCGACAACCTCAATGCCCCGGAGCTCAACGGCTATGGCGTCGACCATGTGGCCGTCGCCGAGGGCCTGGGTTGCAAGGCCCTGCGCGTGTTCGAGCCAGGGCAGATCCAGCCGGCCCTGCGCCGCGCCCAGGAAATGATCGAAGAATTCAAGGTGCCGGTGATCGTTGAGATTATTCTGGAACGGGTGACCAATATTTCCATGGGCACCGAAATCAACGCCGTCAATGAATTCGAAGACCTGGCCCTGGTCGGCAACGATGCGCCGACCGCCATTTCCCTGCTCGATTAAGGAGAACCCTATGCCGCGCTTTGCCGCCAACCTGTCCATGCTGTTCACCGAACAGGACTTCCTTGCTCGCTTCAAGGCAGCCGCCGACGCCGGCTTCGAAGGTGTGGAATACCTGTTCCCGTATGAGTTCAGCTCCGCCGAGATCAAGGCGCAGCTCGATGCCAACGGCCTGAGCCAAGTGCTGTTCAACTTGCCGGCCGGCGACTGGGCCAAGGGCGAGCGTGGCCTGGCCTGTCACCCGGACCGGGTCGAGGAGTTCCGTGCCGGGGTCAAGCTGGCTATCGCCTACGCCCAGGTACTGGGTAACACCCAGATCAACTGCCTGGCGGGTATCCGTCCACAGGGCGTGGACGACGAAACCCTGGAAAAGACCTTTGTCGCCAATCTCAAGTACGCCGCCGACAAGCTGCAAGCAGCGGGCATCAAGCTGGTGATGGAGATGATCAACACCCGTGACATCCCGGGCTTCTACCTGAATAACACGGCCCAGGCCCTGTCGATTCGCGAGCAGGTGGGCAGTGACAACCTGTTCCTGCAATACGACATCTATCACATGCAAATCATGGAAGGCGACCTGGCACGGACCATGGCGGCGCACCTGGGGCAGATCAACCATATCCAGCTGGCGGACAACCCGGGGCGCAATGAGCCGGGGACTGGGGAGATCAACTATCGCTTCCTGTTCGAGCATCTGGACCGCATTGGCTACACGGGTTGGGTTGGCTGTGAGTACAAGCCCTTGACCACCACCGAAGCAGGTTTGGGCTGGCTCAAGACCCATAACGCGCTCTAACACACACCGCCTAACCCCTGTGGGAGGGGGCTTGCTCCCGATAGCAATCTTTCATTCAACAGGTGTGTCGACTGATGCACCGCTATCGGGAGCAAGCCCCCTCCCACATTGGACCTGATGTGTCTGGCAGACCTCAACAAGTCTGCCTACCGAATAAAAAAGAGGATTTTGATCATGGCTAAAATCGGATTTATCGGCACCGGCATCATGGGCCAGCCTATGGCCGCCAACCTGCAGAAAGCAGGGCACCAACTGTTTCTCTCCGAGCATCACGGCAAGGCCCCGCAAGCGCTGATCGACGCTGGCGCCATCGCCCTGGCCAACCCGCAGCAAGTCGCGCAAGAAGCCGAATTCATCATCGTCATGGTGCCGGACACCCCACAGGTCGAAGACGTGCTGTTGCGCGCCGACGGCGTGGCCGCCGGCCTGTCGCCGAACAAAGTGGTGATCGACATGAGTTCGATCTCCCCCACCGCCACCAAGGCGTTCGCGGCGAAGATCAACGAGACCGGCGCGCAGTATCTGGACGCACCGGTGTCCGGCGGTGAAGTCGGCGCCAAGGCCGGCACCTTGAGCATCATGATCGGTGGCGAACCGCAGACCTTCGAACGTGCATTGCCGCTGTTCCAGGCCATGGGCAAGAACATCACCCTCGTGGGCGGTAACGGCGATGGCCAGACCGCCAAGGTCGCCAACCAGATCATCGTTGCACTGAACATCCAGGCGGTGGCCGAAGCGCTGCTTTTCGCCTCCAAGAACGGCGCCGACCCGGCCAAGGTGCGGGAAGCGCTGATGGGCGGCTTTGCGTCGTCGAAGATCCTGGAAGTGCATGGCGAACGCATGATCAAGGGGACTTTCGACCCGGGCTTTCGCATCAACCTGCACCAGAAGGACCTGAACCTGGCCTTGGCCGGCGCCAAGGAACTGGGGATCAACCTGCCGAATACCGCCGGCACCCAGCAAGTGTTCAGCACCTGCACGGCCATTGGCGGCGGTAACTGGGACCACTCGGCGCTGATCAAGGGTCTGGAGCATATGGCCAATTTCTCGATTCGCGATAAATAACCCATCTTGGAATGTAATCCAGTGTGGGAGGGGGCTTGCTCCCGATAGCAATCTGTCATTCAACCACTATGTCGACTGATGCACCGCTATCGGGAGCAAGCCCCCTCCCACATTTTGATTGCGTTCCAAGTCCCAATGCTAATAACAAGAATCCGGGAGCCCGCTTATGTCGGTCGATCCGCAACACCTGCTTCGCGAGCTGTTTGCCACAGCCATCGACGCCGCCCATCCCCGGCAAGCCCTTGAACCTTACCTCCCCGCCGACCGCAGTGGCCGGGTAATCGTGATCGGCGCCGGCAAGGCCGCGGCCGCCATGGCCCTGGTCGTGGAAAATTGCTGGCAGGGCGAAGTGTCGGGCCTGGTGGTCACCCGCTACGGCCACGGCGCGCCGTGCCAGAAAATCGAGGTGGTCGAAGCGGCCCACCCGGTCCCCGACGCTGCCGGCCTGGCCGTGGCCCAGCGCGTGCTGGAGTTGATCAGCCACCTGACCGAAGACGACCGCGTGATCTTCCTGCTTTCCGGCGGTGGCTCCGCATTGCTGGCCCTGCCGGCCGAAGGCATCAGCCTGGCCGACAAGCAAGCCATCAATAAAGCCCTGCTCAAATCCGGCGCCACCATCGGCGAGATGAATTGCGTGCGCAAACACCTCTCGGCGATCAAGGGCGGGCGCTTGGCCAAGGCGGCCTGGCCGGCCACCGTATACACCTACGCGATTTCCGATGTGCCGGGCGATCAGGCAACG from Pseudomonas synxantha harbors:
- a CDS encoding DUF808 domain-containing protein, with amino-acid sequence MAGSSLLVLIDDIAAVLDDVALMTKMAAKKTAGVLGDDLALNAQQVSGVRAEREIPVVWAVAKGSFINKLILVPTALLISAFAPWAVTPLLMLGGAYLCFEGFEKLAHKFLHSKAEDQAEHAQLVEAVADPATDLVAFEKDKIKGAIRTDFILSAEIIAITLGAVADAPLMQQVVVLSGIAIVMTVGVYGLVAGIVKLDDLGLWLTQKPGQVARRIGGAILRAAPYMMKSLSVIGTAAMFMVGGGILTHGVPAVHHWIESVSQSTGALAWLMPTLLNAVAGIIAGAAVLALVSVVGKSWKAIRA
- a CDS encoding VacJ family lipoprotein — protein: MAKYLLLLAALMCAGVANADNSKAHEPVKVGADGFKEPLTKLKFNPGLDQREFERSSLTALNVYDPLESWNRRVYHFNYRFDQWVFLPVVDGYRYVTPSFLRTGVSNFFNNLGDVPNLLNSLLQLKGHRSLETTGRLLVNTTIGIAGLWDPATAMGLPRQSEDFGQTLGFYGVPGGAYVVLPIFGPSNLRDTTGLLVDYSAESQINFLNVSEVSSNHPEIWALRAVDKRYQTSFRYGQMNSPFEYEKVRYIYTESRKLQIAE
- the gcl gene encoding glyoxylate carboligase produces the protein MSKMRAIEAAVLVMRREGVDTAFGIPGAAINPLYSALQKVGGIDHVLARHVEGASHMAEGYTRTKAGNIGVCIGTSGPAGTDMVTGLYSASADSIPILCITGQAPRARMHKEDFQAVDITSIVKPVTKWATTVLEPGQVPYAFQKAFYEMRSGRPGPVLIDLPFDVQMAEIEFDIDAYQPLPLAKPLATRIQVEKALALLDQAERPLLVSGGGVINADASELLVEFAELTGIPVIPTLMGWGTIPDDHPLMVGMVGLQTSHRYGNATMLKSDVVLGIGNRWANRHTGSVEVYTEGRKFIHVDIEPTQIGRVFTPDLGIVSDAGSALTMFIEVAREWKAAGKLKDRSAWLHDCQQRKATLHRKTHFDNVPVKPQRVYEEMNQVFGKDTCYVSTIGLSQIAGAQFLHVYKPRHWINCGQAGPLGWTIPAALGVVKADPSRKVVALSGDYDFQFMIEELAVGAQFKLPYIHVVVNNSYLGLIRQAQRGFEMDYCVQLSFDNLNAPELNGYGVDHVAVAEGLGCKALRVFEPGQIQPALRRAQEMIEEFKVPVIVEIILERVTNISMGTEINAVNEFEDLALVGNDAPTAISLLD
- a CDS encoding 2-hydroxy-3-oxopropionate reductase, whose protein sequence is MAKIGFIGTGIMGQPMAANLQKAGHQLFLSEHHGKAPQALIDAGAIALANPQQVAQEAEFIIVMVPDTPQVEDVLLRADGVAAGLSPNKVVIDMSSISPTATKAFAAKINETGAQYLDAPVSGGEVGAKAGTLSIMIGGEPQTFERALPLFQAMGKNITLVGGNGDGQTAKVANQIIVALNIQAVAEALLFASKNGADPAKVREALMGGFASSKILEVHGERMIKGTFDPGFRINLHQKDLNLALAGAKELGINLPNTAGTQQVFSTCTAIGGGNWDHSALIKGLEHMANFSIRDK
- a CDS encoding TetR/AcrR family transcriptional regulator, producing the protein MSSIRERNKEKILRAASEEFADKGFAATKTSDIAAKAGLPKPNVYYYFKSKDNLYREVLESIIEPILAASTPFNPDGEPKEVLSNYIRSKIRISRDLPFASKVFASEIMHGAPHLSTEQVEQLNAQAKHNIDCIQNWVDRGLIAAIDPNHLMFSIWAATQTYADFDWQISAVTGKAKLDEADYEAAAQTIIRLVLKGCEPD
- the hyi gene encoding hydroxypyruvate isomerase, whose translation is MPRFAANLSMLFTEQDFLARFKAAADAGFEGVEYLFPYEFSSAEIKAQLDANGLSQVLFNLPAGDWAKGERGLACHPDRVEEFRAGVKLAIAYAQVLGNTQINCLAGIRPQGVDDETLEKTFVANLKYAADKLQAAGIKLVMEMINTRDIPGFYLNNTAQALSIREQVGSDNLFLQYDIYHMQIMEGDLARTMAAHLGQINHIQLADNPGRNEPGTGEINYRFLFEHLDRIGYTGWVGCEYKPLTTTEAGLGWLKTHNAL
- a CDS encoding GlcG/HbpS family heme-binding protein — encoded protein: MSALTLKLATQLAGQAIAAGRTISAAPLTIAVLDSGGHLITLQREDGASLLRPQIAIGKAWGAIALGKGSRLLALDAQQRPAFIAALNSLGQGSVVPAPGGVLIRDQSGLVLGAIGITGDTSDIDEQCAITAIEGLGLMADAGVSA